A region from the Mesotoga infera genome encodes:
- a CDS encoding xanthine dehydrogenase family protein subunit M, which produces MSFRVFMPTSEEELQTLLSERSCILAGGTDLLVKIRLKRVLPDKVISLRHLEGFNTIEDLGDSLRVGCKVTMSELLTSDAIIEHSKILGMALREIGSPQIRNRATLVGNVVNASPAGDSIVPMLLSNASLSIGGPTGERVERIADFIKGPGSTSLASGEFVKSITFEKTGDFFPQFHKVGQRNAMAIA; this is translated from the coding sequence ATGTCGTTTAGGGTTTTTATGCCGACCAGTGAGGAGGAGCTCCAAACACTCCTTTCTGAGAGAAGCTGCATTCTTGCCGGCGGCACCGACCTGCTGGTGAAGATAAGGTTGAAGAGAGTGCTCCCAGATAAGGTGATAAGCCTGAGGCATCTCGAGGGGTTTAATACCATAGAAGACCTCGGCGACTCGCTTAGAGTGGGCTGTAAGGTCACCATGTCCGAACTTCTGACCAGCGATGCAATTATTGAGCACAGCAAAATACTGGGGATGGCTTTAAGAGAGATTGGAAGTCCACAGATCAGAAACCGGGCCACACTGGTTGGAAATGTCGTCAACGCGTCTCCCGCGGGCGATTCGATAGTTCCTATGTTGCTTTCCAATGCAAGCCTGTCGATAGGTGGTCCGACAGGAGAGAGAGTCGAAAGAATCGCCGATTTCATAAAGGGACCTGGATCGACCTCTCTCGCGAGTGGGGAGTTCGTCAAGTCCATAACGTTCGAAAAGACTGGAGATTTCTTTCCTCAGTTCCACAAAGTTGGCCAGAGGAACGCAATGGCCATTGCG